A section of the Cololabis saira isolate AMF1-May2022 chromosome 16, fColSai1.1, whole genome shotgun sequence genome encodes:
- the LOC133462778 gene encoding uncharacterized protein KIAA1522-like isoform X3 — MVLLVLSNSSCTCAFFPTVLKRKAIPKRDENDKPPAPQLFPENVFIESSRPKYLEDLHTEALAGLKMMQQEGTEHTNYTETGNGVEYLDSESTISIMTVQTDGESGGFVTDSTLPDSSSVVSMRSSVSTRSSRSGITRQGSSFRPLNSGKKSEKAKRRRRQRRTVVGIPQHVQKELGLDRTGWIHPLDEEQLHNGETDNSPSTDGPQEAVESSKEAGTSFKARNPVQPLSKDIIEQLGAPHAGHRDDLALLDRLAPDLAGEQRPRSLAVPWMTTASSLQQQPPSPVMTMSPQAAYMSKIIPNAVLPPSIDVVEISRSRSRNSVRTVSKSSLLLPSPAPSRASSRASSVKTTSSHITSVSQYNFPNMSDTSCWSNTDSSETLVSDSSTISSSSTPRQKRSQDGDASSKEDKVSVISSNCTSNSKLRIKGDKKKNGQFVRSLSVMKSKRAPPPPRRSNSLHSKSKLRPRDLADVRGISGEASLNSTSVPGEESEKDKLELSQIPSKTVDSPGYHADTSSLDDSTGSASFSFIKSQLQKPKTEDAKRETETVSPKASPEKKETHEKKLNKVISPSSGYSSQDATSPKVSEHPHNNKNKKGILAKLQRLFPGSTSAGSALPAQTRPVRPEIKQSNGKPKPDSTDAVSASPSVRTLRDLFNIPPPPKVHAPPPPPPEVWAHNKRTFELLLGPPAPENTYAIIKRNPKDRRQQRQSPSVSSEGSVKSSVHERKHKNPTVAVEAVNGSPCVLEAKRFQENGVLNGETPKENKERLAENGGLKENSKDEKVRVCDMLSGVLMKAVEKREGRLAATEEGGQNTPTQSIDAKTNMDTLPAISLRHISPSPTSTPGQQRPQRPTLRTAEPASITSVQAVSPESSWPPPPPPMVPVGVGGLDEIDYPLPPPPLFGEGGLVLPVQVPPKDPGFGGELSLRTGFVKPETKVESVAIPPPPAYTAPPPPPCSPPPPPPTTSVQASSAETVSLKTEEVSPLPLPVGSEESPISVVQDAIPPIPVTSASPAKEALPPLVVETSPPPPEEVAALPAAEFTPKHSPEDAVQLSEDAVQPAEDAVQPAEDAVQLFEDAVQPAEDAVQVSEDAVQLSEDAVPLSEDAVPLSEDAVPLSEDAVQLSGDAVQLSGDAVQLSEDAVQLSEDAVQLSEDAVQLSEDAVQLSEDAVQLSEDAVQLSEDAVQLSEDAVQLSGDAVQLSGDAVQLSGDAVQPAEDAVQPAEDAVQPAEDAVPLSEDAVPLSEDAVPLSEDAVQCVEDAPPESELPAPQSTPPPPPLPSEQKIDPPQENVPLKPETNTDTSNSILKPPESIPPPPPASPLLTPSHVSQATDKPVIDGAPPSPPSEFRNPPSSEQAEEPASSPTVTMSLPSTSPEVIDIEDQSSPQSQEETSAPVVDEQPTTDTTPSPPNVVNGSPEPPEEAQEQPEPEVPADQQQPSGQIPTCSATSEAPQKPIRRSLIVACPTSASPPVVDASQITVPKSVSPVLPPAPSSAGACPVKKSPPATTSAPSMNLQEAIRLRTAARSRESSSSRFSLSPPSKSPTSTASFIFSKSNTKVVIETKRMPEDKDTKHKKLEVSSATKVISEAEETKKGPKVPPPVAKKPKATGKGLESCEVVEQTAGQEAQQESVHDGVE; from the exons ATGGTGTTGCTTGTGTTGAGTAACTCCAGCTGTACTTGTGCCTTCTTTCCAACAGTTTTAAAGCGGAAAG CAATCCCGAAGCGAGATGAAAACGACAAGCCCCCGGCTCCCCAGCTGTTCCCAGAGAATGTGTTCATTGAGAGCAGCAGGCCCAAGTACCTGGAGGACCTCCACACCGAGGCTCTGGCGGGGCTGAAAATGATGCAGCAGGAAGGTACAGAGCACACTAATTATACAG AAACTGGCAACGGAGTGGAGTACTTGGATAGTGAAAGCACAATT TCAATAATGACTGTCCAAACAGATGGGGAGAGTGGAGGTTTTGTAACAGACAGCACCCTTCCTGACTCATCCTCCGTTGTCTCTATGCGCTCATCCGTCTCAACCAGATCATCTCGCTCCGGGATCACCAGGCAAG GATCATCGTTCAGGCCACTGAATTCtgggaaaaagtcagaaaaagcCAAAAGGAGGAGAAGACAGAGGAGGACCGTTGTTGGGATCCCACAACATGTACAGAAAGAGCTGG GCTTGGACAGAACTGGCTGGATTCATCCTTTAGATGAGGAGCAGCTTCATAATGGCGAGACTGACAACAGCCCCAGCACTGACGGGCCGCAAGAGGCTGTAGAGTCCTCAAAGGAAGCCGGTACCAGCTTTAAAGCCAGGAACCCCGTCCAGCCCCTCAGCAAAGACATAATCGAGCAGCTCGGCGCTCCCCATGCTGGTCATAGGGACGACCTAGCCCTGCTGGACCGCCTGGCTCCAGACTTGGCGGGAGAACAGAGGCCTCGGAGCTTGGCAGTCCCGTGGATGACCACGGCCTCCAGCCTCCAGCAGCAGCCGCCCAGCCCCGTCATGACCATGTCACCCCAGGCTGCATACATGTCCAAAATCATTCCTAACGCTGTGTTGCCACCTTCCATTGATGTGGTGGAAATCAGCCGAAGCCGGAGTCGCAACAGTGTTCGCACTGTAAGCAAGAGCAGCCTGCTGCTGCCCAGTCCAGCTCCCTCCCGTGCGTCCTCTAGGGCCTCTTCTGTCAAGACCACGTCCTCCCACATCACCTCTGTTTCTCAATACAACTTTCCCAATATGTCCGACACCTCCTGTTGGAGCAATACTGATTCTTCAGAGACCTTGGTGTCCGACTCTTCAACCATCTCTAGCAGCAGCACCCCCAGGCAAAAGAGATCTCAGGATGGGGATGCTTCATCTAAGGAAGACAAAGTGAGCGTTATTTCCTCCAATTGCACGTCCAATAGCAAGCTCCGTATTAAGGGAGACAAGAAGAAAAATGGGCAATTTGTGAGAAGCCTGTCTGTCATGAAGTCCAAGCGGGCTCCGCCTCCCCCGAGGCGCTCTAATTCTCTCCACAGTAAGTCGAAACTACGCCCACGCGATCTGGCAGACGTGAGAGGCATTTCAGGAGAAGCCTCTCTCAATAGCACCTCAGTCCCAGGTGAGGAAAGTGAAAAAGACAAACTTGAATTATCTCAGATACCCTCCAAGACTGTAGACAGCCCTGGCTACCACGCAGACACGAGTTCTCTAGATGACTCCACTGGCTCGGCGTCATTTTCTTTCATCAAATCTCAGCTGCAGAAACCAAAGACAGAGGATGCCAAAAGAGAGACGGAAACAGTTTCCCCAAAAGCTTCACCGGAGAAGAAGGAAACACATGAGAAGAAGCTCAATAAAGTAATCTCCCCATCCAGTGGCTACTCGAGCCAAGATGCAACTTCCCCAAAAGTCTCTGAACATCCTCACAACAACAAGAACAAGAAGGGCATCTTGGCGAAGCTCCAAAGGTTATTTCCTGGGTCTACTTCTGCTGGTTCAGCTCTGCCCGCTCAGACACGGCCAGTACGtcctgaaataaaacaatccAATGGGAAACCTAAACCTGACTCCACTGACGCAGTCAGCGCCAGCCCATCGGTACGGACCCTGAGAGACCTCTTCAACATCCCTCCTCCACCCAAAGTCCacgctcctccacctcctccccccGAGGTATGGGCTCACAACAAGCGTACATTTGAGCTGCTCTTAGGACCCCCGGCCCCTGAAAACACCTATGCCATCATAAAGAGGAATCCAAAGGACAGGAGACAACAGAGACAGTCTCCGTCCGTGTCTTCAGAGGGCTCCGTCAAGAGTTCGGTGCACGAAAGAAAGCACAAGAACCCAACAGTAGCTGTGGAGGCCGTAAATGGATCCCCATGTGTGCTGGAGGCGAAGAGATTTCAGGAAAATGGGGTATTGAATGGAGAAACTCCCAAAGAGAACAAGGAAAGATTAGCTGAGAATGGCGGTTTGAAAGAAAATAGTAAAGATGAGAAAGTTAGAGTATGTGATATGTTGAGTGGGGTGTTAATGAAGGCTGTCGAGAAACGTGAGGGACGACTGGCAGCGACGGAAGAAGGAGGTCAAAACACACCCACCCAATCTATAGACGCAAAAACTAACATGGACACGTTACCGGCCATTTCATTAAGACACATTTCTCCATCACCGACTTCAACTCCGGGACAACAGCGTCCTCAGCGGCCCACGTTACGGACCGCCGAACCTGCTTCCATCACATCAGTGCAGGCCGTATCCCCCGAGTCGTCCTGGCCCCCCCCGCCTCCACCAATGGTACCAGTGGGCGTTGGAGGGCTTGATGAGATCGACTACCCTCTTCCACCTCCGCCCCTGTTTGGAGAAGGAGGACTAGTGTTGCCTGTTCAGGTGCCACCAAAGGATCCTGGTTTTGGGGGGGAATTATCTCTAAGAACTGGGTTTGTTAAACCAGAGACAAAAGTAGAAAGTGTGGCCATCCCTCCTCCCCCAGCATACACAGCTCCCCCTCCTCCACCGTGTTCacctccccctcctccacctACTACATCAGTCCAGGCTTCTTCTGCTGAAACAGTTTCTCTGAAAACAGAGGAGGTTTCGCCACTACCACTTCCTGTGGGGTCTGAAGAGTCCCCTATTTCCGTAGTTCAAGATGCCATCCCACCGATACCAGTAACATCTGCTTCACCAGCTAAAGAAGCCCTCCCTCCTCTGGTTGTAGAGACCTCCCCTCCACCTCCCGAAGAGGTTGCTGCTCTCCCCGCTGCAGAGTTCACCCCCAAACATTCTCCAGAAGATGCCGTTCAGCTTTCAGAAGATGCCGTTCAGCCTGCTGAAGATGCCGTTCAGCCTGCTGAAGATGCCGTTCAGCTTTTTGAAGATGCCGTTCAGCCCGCTGAAGATGCCGTTCAGGTTTCTGAAGATGCCGTTCAGCTTTCTGAAGACGCCGTTCCGCTTTCTGAAGACGCCGTTCCGCTTTCTGAAGACGCCGTTCCGCTTTCTGAAGATGCCGTTCAGCTTTCTGGAGATGCCGTTCAGCTTTCTGGAGATGCCGTTCAGCTTTCTGAAGATGCCGTGCAGCTTTCTGAAGATGCCGTGCAGCTTTCTGAAGATGCCGTACAGCTTTCTGAAGATGCCGTTCAGCTTTCTGAAGATGCCGTTCAGCTTTCTGAAGATGCCGTGCAGCTTTCTGAAGATGCCGTGCAGCTTTCTGAAGATGCCGTACAGCTTTCTGGAGATGCCGTTCAGCTTTCTGGAGATGCCGTTCAGCTTTCTGGAGATGCCGTTCAGCCTGCTGAAGATGCCGTTCAGCCTGCTGAAGATGCCGTTCAGCCTGCTGAAGATGCCGTTCCGCTTTCTGAAGATGCCGTTCCGCTTTCTGAAGATGCCGTTCCGCTTTCTGAAGATGCCGTTCAGTGTGTTGAAGATGCGCCACCTGAAAGTGAACTCCCTGCACCACAAAGtactccacctccaccccctTTGCCATCAGAGCAGAAGATTGATCCGCCACAAGAAAATGTCCCATTGAAACCCGAAACTAACACAGATACCTCTAACAGTATTCTCAAGCCCCCTGAAAGCATTCCACCCCCGCCTCctgcctctcctctcctcacaCCTTCACATGTATCTCAGGCAACAGATAAACCAGTAATTGATGGGGCACCCCCGTCACCTCCATCTGAGTTCAGAAACCCGCCTTCATCAGAACAGGCTGAAGAACCGGCTTCTTCTCCAACTGTAACCATGTCTTTGCCTTCAACCTCACCAGAGGTGATCGACATTGAGGACCAGTCTAGTCCTCAAAGCCAAGAGGAGACATCTGCACCTGTTGTAGATGAGCAGCCCACCACCGATACCACACCCTCCCCCCCGAACGTGGTCAACGGCAGCCCTGAACCCCCTGAAGAAGCACAAGAGCAACCAGAGCCGGAGGTCCCAGCGGACCAACAGCAGCCCAGCGGTCAAATCCCAACCTGCTCCGCCACCAGTGAGGCTCCTCAGAAGCCCATCCGAAGATCTCTGATCGTGGCATGTCCCACATCTGCTTCTCCACCCGTTGTTGACGCTTCACAAATAACAGTACCCAAGTCCGTGTCTCCCGTGCTTCCACCCGCGCCTTCATCCGCAGGAGCTTGTCCTGTCAAAAAGTCCCCTCCTGCCACGACCAGCGCACCCTCCATGAACCTGCAGGAGGCCATCCGCCTGAGGACAGCAGCCAGATCCAGAGAGAGCTCCTCATCTCGCTTCAGCCTGTCACCTCCTTCCAAATCTCCTACCAGCACTGCAAGCTTTATCTTCTCTAAAAGCAACACGAAGGTCGTGATTGAGACCAAGCGAATGCCAGAAGATAAGGATACAAAACATAAGAAGCTGGAGGTTTCCTCTGCAACAAAAGTGATTAGTGAAGCAGAGGAAACAAAGAAAGGACCCAAGGTGCCGCCACCTGTTGCAAAGAAACCCAAAGCTACGGGAAAAGGGCTTGAGAGTTGTGAAGTTGTGGAGCAGACTGCAGGACAGGAAGCACAGCAAGAAAGTGTCCATG ATGGTGTTGAATGA
- the LOC133462778 gene encoding uncharacterized protein KIAA1522-like isoform X1 codes for MSNRDSLGFGDLLPQDVVEVFAQEKHGKRGLKKRSRSLGRAFSWLKGRRKKKKKKLCSNGQSPGLGPALDLALDRPSAGHQGGHKGGQKSGRQTPQGNSHAIPKRDENDKPPAPQLFPENVFIESSRPKYLEDLHTEALAGLKMMQQEGTEHTNYTETGNGVEYLDSESTISIMTVQTDGESGGFVTDSTLPDSSSVVSMRSSVSTRSSRSGITRQGSSFRPLNSGKKSEKAKRRRRQRRTVVGIPQHVQKELGLDRTGWIHPLDEEQLHNGETDNSPSTDGPQEAVESSKEAGTSFKARNPVQPLSKDIIEQLGAPHAGHRDDLALLDRLAPDLAGEQRPRSLAVPWMTTASSLQQQPPSPVMTMSPQAAYMSKIIPNAVLPPSIDVVEISRSRSRNSVRTVSKSSLLLPSPAPSRASSRASSVKTTSSHITSVSQYNFPNMSDTSCWSNTDSSETLVSDSSTISSSSTPRQKRSQDGDASSKEDKVSVISSNCTSNSKLRIKGDKKKNGQFVRSLSVMKSKRAPPPPRRSNSLHSKSKLRPRDLADVRGISGEASLNSTSVPGEESEKDKLELSQIPSKTVDSPGYHADTSSLDDSTGSASFSFIKSQLQKPKTEDAKRETETVSPKASPEKKETHEKKLNKVISPSSGYSSQDATSPKVSEHPHNNKNKKGILAKLQRLFPGSTSAGSALPAQTRPVRPEIKQSNGKPKPDSTDAVSASPSVRTLRDLFNIPPPPKVHAPPPPPPEVWAHNKRTFELLLGPPAPENTYAIIKRNPKDRRQQRQSPSVSSEGSVKSSVHERKHKNPTVAVEAVNGSPCVLEAKRFQENGVLNGETPKENKERLAENGGLKENSKDEKVRVCDMLSGVLMKAVEKREGRLAATEEGGQNTPTQSIDAKTNMDTLPAISLRHISPSPTSTPGQQRPQRPTLRTAEPASITSVQAVSPESSWPPPPPPMVPVGVGGLDEIDYPLPPPPLFGEGGLVLPVQVPPKDPGFGGELSLRTGFVKPETKVESVAIPPPPAYTAPPPPPCSPPPPPPTTSVQASSAETVSLKTEEVSPLPLPVGSEESPISVVQDAIPPIPVTSASPAKEALPPLVVETSPPPPEEVAALPAAEFTPKHSPEDAVQLSEDAVQPAEDAVQPAEDAVQLFEDAVQPAEDAVQVSEDAVQLSEDAVPLSEDAVPLSEDAVPLSEDAVQLSGDAVQLSGDAVQLSEDAVQLSEDAVQLSEDAVQLSEDAVQLSEDAVQLSEDAVQLSEDAVQLSEDAVQLSGDAVQLSGDAVQLSGDAVQPAEDAVQPAEDAVQPAEDAVPLSEDAVPLSEDAVPLSEDAVQCVEDAPPESELPAPQSTPPPPPLPSEQKIDPPQENVPLKPETNTDTSNSILKPPESIPPPPPASPLLTPSHVSQATDKPVIDGAPPSPPSEFRNPPSSEQAEEPASSPTVTMSLPSTSPEVIDIEDQSSPQSQEETSAPVVDEQPTTDTTPSPPNVVNGSPEPPEEAQEQPEPEVPADQQQPSGQIPTCSATSEAPQKPIRRSLIVACPTSASPPVVDASQITVPKSVSPVLPPAPSSAGACPVKKSPPATTSAPSMNLQEAIRLRTAARSRESSSSRFSLSPPSKSPTSTASFIFSKSNTKVVIETKRMPEDKDTKHKKLEVSSATKVISEAEETKKGPKVPPPVAKKPKATGKGLESCEVVEQTAGQEAQQESVHDGVE; via the exons CAATCCCGAAGCGAGATGAAAACGACAAGCCCCCGGCTCCCCAGCTGTTCCCAGAGAATGTGTTCATTGAGAGCAGCAGGCCCAAGTACCTGGAGGACCTCCACACCGAGGCTCTGGCGGGGCTGAAAATGATGCAGCAGGAAGGTACAGAGCACACTAATTATACAG AAACTGGCAACGGAGTGGAGTACTTGGATAGTGAAAGCACAATT TCAATAATGACTGTCCAAACAGATGGGGAGAGTGGAGGTTTTGTAACAGACAGCACCCTTCCTGACTCATCCTCCGTTGTCTCTATGCGCTCATCCGTCTCAACCAGATCATCTCGCTCCGGGATCACCAGGCAAG GATCATCGTTCAGGCCACTGAATTCtgggaaaaagtcagaaaaagcCAAAAGGAGGAGAAGACAGAGGAGGACCGTTGTTGGGATCCCACAACATGTACAGAAAGAGCTGG GCTTGGACAGAACTGGCTGGATTCATCCTTTAGATGAGGAGCAGCTTCATAATGGCGAGACTGACAACAGCCCCAGCACTGACGGGCCGCAAGAGGCTGTAGAGTCCTCAAAGGAAGCCGGTACCAGCTTTAAAGCCAGGAACCCCGTCCAGCCCCTCAGCAAAGACATAATCGAGCAGCTCGGCGCTCCCCATGCTGGTCATAGGGACGACCTAGCCCTGCTGGACCGCCTGGCTCCAGACTTGGCGGGAGAACAGAGGCCTCGGAGCTTGGCAGTCCCGTGGATGACCACGGCCTCCAGCCTCCAGCAGCAGCCGCCCAGCCCCGTCATGACCATGTCACCCCAGGCTGCATACATGTCCAAAATCATTCCTAACGCTGTGTTGCCACCTTCCATTGATGTGGTGGAAATCAGCCGAAGCCGGAGTCGCAACAGTGTTCGCACTGTAAGCAAGAGCAGCCTGCTGCTGCCCAGTCCAGCTCCCTCCCGTGCGTCCTCTAGGGCCTCTTCTGTCAAGACCACGTCCTCCCACATCACCTCTGTTTCTCAATACAACTTTCCCAATATGTCCGACACCTCCTGTTGGAGCAATACTGATTCTTCAGAGACCTTGGTGTCCGACTCTTCAACCATCTCTAGCAGCAGCACCCCCAGGCAAAAGAGATCTCAGGATGGGGATGCTTCATCTAAGGAAGACAAAGTGAGCGTTATTTCCTCCAATTGCACGTCCAATAGCAAGCTCCGTATTAAGGGAGACAAGAAGAAAAATGGGCAATTTGTGAGAAGCCTGTCTGTCATGAAGTCCAAGCGGGCTCCGCCTCCCCCGAGGCGCTCTAATTCTCTCCACAGTAAGTCGAAACTACGCCCACGCGATCTGGCAGACGTGAGAGGCATTTCAGGAGAAGCCTCTCTCAATAGCACCTCAGTCCCAGGTGAGGAAAGTGAAAAAGACAAACTTGAATTATCTCAGATACCCTCCAAGACTGTAGACAGCCCTGGCTACCACGCAGACACGAGTTCTCTAGATGACTCCACTGGCTCGGCGTCATTTTCTTTCATCAAATCTCAGCTGCAGAAACCAAAGACAGAGGATGCCAAAAGAGAGACGGAAACAGTTTCCCCAAAAGCTTCACCGGAGAAGAAGGAAACACATGAGAAGAAGCTCAATAAAGTAATCTCCCCATCCAGTGGCTACTCGAGCCAAGATGCAACTTCCCCAAAAGTCTCTGAACATCCTCACAACAACAAGAACAAGAAGGGCATCTTGGCGAAGCTCCAAAGGTTATTTCCTGGGTCTACTTCTGCTGGTTCAGCTCTGCCCGCTCAGACACGGCCAGTACGtcctgaaataaaacaatccAATGGGAAACCTAAACCTGACTCCACTGACGCAGTCAGCGCCAGCCCATCGGTACGGACCCTGAGAGACCTCTTCAACATCCCTCCTCCACCCAAAGTCCacgctcctccacctcctccccccGAGGTATGGGCTCACAACAAGCGTACATTTGAGCTGCTCTTAGGACCCCCGGCCCCTGAAAACACCTATGCCATCATAAAGAGGAATCCAAAGGACAGGAGACAACAGAGACAGTCTCCGTCCGTGTCTTCAGAGGGCTCCGTCAAGAGTTCGGTGCACGAAAGAAAGCACAAGAACCCAACAGTAGCTGTGGAGGCCGTAAATGGATCCCCATGTGTGCTGGAGGCGAAGAGATTTCAGGAAAATGGGGTATTGAATGGAGAAACTCCCAAAGAGAACAAGGAAAGATTAGCTGAGAATGGCGGTTTGAAAGAAAATAGTAAAGATGAGAAAGTTAGAGTATGTGATATGTTGAGTGGGGTGTTAATGAAGGCTGTCGAGAAACGTGAGGGACGACTGGCAGCGACGGAAGAAGGAGGTCAAAACACACCCACCCAATCTATAGACGCAAAAACTAACATGGACACGTTACCGGCCATTTCATTAAGACACATTTCTCCATCACCGACTTCAACTCCGGGACAACAGCGTCCTCAGCGGCCCACGTTACGGACCGCCGAACCTGCTTCCATCACATCAGTGCAGGCCGTATCCCCCGAGTCGTCCTGGCCCCCCCCGCCTCCACCAATGGTACCAGTGGGCGTTGGAGGGCTTGATGAGATCGACTACCCTCTTCCACCTCCGCCCCTGTTTGGAGAAGGAGGACTAGTGTTGCCTGTTCAGGTGCCACCAAAGGATCCTGGTTTTGGGGGGGAATTATCTCTAAGAACTGGGTTTGTTAAACCAGAGACAAAAGTAGAAAGTGTGGCCATCCCTCCTCCCCCAGCATACACAGCTCCCCCTCCTCCACCGTGTTCacctccccctcctccacctACTACATCAGTCCAGGCTTCTTCTGCTGAAACAGTTTCTCTGAAAACAGAGGAGGTTTCGCCACTACCACTTCCTGTGGGGTCTGAAGAGTCCCCTATTTCCGTAGTTCAAGATGCCATCCCACCGATACCAGTAACATCTGCTTCACCAGCTAAAGAAGCCCTCCCTCCTCTGGTTGTAGAGACCTCCCCTCCACCTCCCGAAGAGGTTGCTGCTCTCCCCGCTGCAGAGTTCACCCCCAAACATTCTCCAGAAGATGCCGTTCAGCTTTCAGAAGATGCCGTTCAGCCTGCTGAAGATGCCGTTCAGCCTGCTGAAGATGCCGTTCAGCTTTTTGAAGATGCCGTTCAGCCCGCTGAAGATGCCGTTCAGGTTTCTGAAGATGCCGTTCAGCTTTCTGAAGACGCCGTTCCGCTTTCTGAAGACGCCGTTCCGCTTTCTGAAGACGCCGTTCCGCTTTCTGAAGATGCCGTTCAGCTTTCTGGAGATGCCGTTCAGCTTTCTGGAGATGCCGTTCAGCTTTCTGAAGATGCCGTGCAGCTTTCTGAAGATGCCGTGCAGCTTTCTGAAGATGCCGTACAGCTTTCTGAAGATGCCGTTCAGCTTTCTGAAGATGCCGTTCAGCTTTCTGAAGATGCCGTGCAGCTTTCTGAAGATGCCGTGCAGCTTTCTGAAGATGCCGTACAGCTTTCTGGAGATGCCGTTCAGCTTTCTGGAGATGCCGTTCAGCTTTCTGGAGATGCCGTTCAGCCTGCTGAAGATGCCGTTCAGCCTGCTGAAGATGCCGTTCAGCCTGCTGAAGATGCCGTTCCGCTTTCTGAAGATGCCGTTCCGCTTTCTGAAGATGCCGTTCCGCTTTCTGAAGATGCCGTTCAGTGTGTTGAAGATGCGCCACCTGAAAGTGAACTCCCTGCACCACAAAGtactccacctccaccccctTTGCCATCAGAGCAGAAGATTGATCCGCCACAAGAAAATGTCCCATTGAAACCCGAAACTAACACAGATACCTCTAACAGTATTCTCAAGCCCCCTGAAAGCATTCCACCCCCGCCTCctgcctctcctctcctcacaCCTTCACATGTATCTCAGGCAACAGATAAACCAGTAATTGATGGGGCACCCCCGTCACCTCCATCTGAGTTCAGAAACCCGCCTTCATCAGAACAGGCTGAAGAACCGGCTTCTTCTCCAACTGTAACCATGTCTTTGCCTTCAACCTCACCAGAGGTGATCGACATTGAGGACCAGTCTAGTCCTCAAAGCCAAGAGGAGACATCTGCACCTGTTGTAGATGAGCAGCCCACCACCGATACCACACCCTCCCCCCCGAACGTGGTCAACGGCAGCCCTGAACCCCCTGAAGAAGCACAAGAGCAACCAGAGCCGGAGGTCCCAGCGGACCAACAGCAGCCCAGCGGTCAAATCCCAACCTGCTCCGCCACCAGTGAGGCTCCTCAGAAGCCCATCCGAAGATCTCTGATCGTGGCATGTCCCACATCTGCTTCTCCACCCGTTGTTGACGCTTCACAAATAACAGTACCCAAGTCCGTGTCTCCCGTGCTTCCACCCGCGCCTTCATCCGCAGGAGCTTGTCCTGTCAAAAAGTCCCCTCCTGCCACGACCAGCGCACCCTCCATGAACCTGCAGGAGGCCATCCGCCTGAGGACAGCAGCCAGATCCAGAGAGAGCTCCTCATCTCGCTTCAGCCTGTCACCTCCTTCCAAATCTCCTACCAGCACTGCAAGCTTTATCTTCTCTAAAAGCAACACGAAGGTCGTGATTGAGACCAAGCGAATGCCAGAAGATAAGGATACAAAACATAAGAAGCTGGAGGTTTCCTCTGCAACAAAAGTGATTAGTGAAGCAGAGGAAACAAAGAAAGGACCCAAGGTGCCGCCACCTGTTGCAAAGAAACCCAAAGCTACGGGAAAAGGGCTTGAGAGTTGTGAAGTTGTGGAGCAGACTGCAGGACAGGAAGCACAGCAAGAAAGTGTCCATG ATGGTGTTGAATGA